From the genome of Mastacembelus armatus chromosome 21, fMasArm1.2, whole genome shotgun sequence:
ACAGTGCTGATGGTATCAAAGTCCTTGCTGATCTGAGAGCTGCTAGGCAGTGACTTGAGGTACTCTAGGTGCCTTCTGGCATCCTCTTGATTGTGCCTTACATAGTAGATCACATATGCGATCACCATGGTGAACCATCCGAACATAGTGACAAACATGGCAACATCGGTGGTCTTGTGGTGAAAGTTGCAGAAGTTGATCCCTGAGTCCAGCACTTGGATTAACAGTTTGCCTGCATATTCCTCCTGCACTGCTGTGTGGCAGATCACCTCATTCACTGTCTCAGGGTCCAGCCGTAGCTCCCTCAGGACCTCCTGCAGCGTACACTCACAGTGCCACGGGTTGTTTGAGAGACTGATTTTTGCTCGAAGACGGGCAAATGCCTCTTTGGGAACACTTTGGATATTGTTGTTTGATAAATCCAGGAACAGGAGGCTGTCAGAAACACCATGAAATGCTCCAACATCCACAGTCTCAATGTCATTGTTAGACAGGTCCACCTCCTGAAGATAGTGCAGTTCGCTGAAGGCATGGTTAGGGATGTGAGTGATGTGGTTGGATGCCAGAAGCAGGACGACAGTATCTCTGGGAAGATCTGATGGGATCTTCTCCAAGTTGCGAGACATACACTGGACCACTGTCATGCCACTCTTCTCTATACAGTGACAACTGCTGGGACAAGCCATCACTGGTGTACTTGCAATGAATAATCCAAAGAGCAAGCCACATGAGAGGGCTAAGCCATCAAAGACAGGGGATTTCTTGGGCATATTAGGCCCAGCTAATTCCTGCATATTCAGCAGTGACCTTCCACGTGTCCCGTCAGAGAAAAGCAATCTTGACATATTAAGGTGATAACTGCAGTGTCATTAACTTTCCAAATtccaaaatgatcattttattcacaaaacGGGAGGACTCACCATGAAAAGGGTTTCAAAAAAGCTTATCCAACCTATTGAGCTGTTTGCTCAACATATTTCTACAGGAAACTGTTAATCTCAGCTTTGTTGTGAGGTGGATGAAAGCTTCAGAGCAGGCCAGGCAATGCTGGCATCAGCATGTTATATTGGGCACTGGAAGAACCAAAGAAAATAGTATTATTCTGATGTATCTCTTCCTGACTGCAGCAAGAGATAACAGTTGCTGGCCATGCACACATGAAGAATCAAACTCAACTAAACAATGATCTTTttatatacagatatatatacAAACAGCTTATACTACTTGTGCATTATATACAAGGAGGGGTTGTACGTTACTTAATAGCTAGACAAAGAAGAGAAAGCAAAGGGGACGTTTTTGTCGCACAGCTCCTTCATTTCAAGGACTGCTGTCTTGTCATTCATTCACAAACATATAAGAACAGACACAAGAATAGACTAAAATTACTCCATCTGTCCTGCAGGAGGATCATGACTTTAGCGCTGCGCTCCCTCTGGTGGGCTAAAAACTGATCACAGGATAAACCCTTCCCTGTGTGCGAGGTCACCCCCATGGAGTCAATGTCTTtacctcatttttctttttccatctatCCTTGGTAAGAGCTTCATAGTTTAAGCCGTcgacacacacacgcaacctCTGTCTCGAAGCCTTACACGTCCTCGTCAGCCTGGGCTCAGCTGGAAAAAGATATATCTACACATGCAGTGATGTTATGACACGACTATACAATAAAGTCAAATAgaatttattgttatttatttattgtaatgtAGCATATCTGAGATGGATCTTCCTGCAGATTTTTAGCCAcctttattataaaataagGTGACAGACTGCCTCTTACTGGCTGCATCAACAGACATTACCGGTCAGCTTTGCAGAGaaacagttcattttaaaagcaaagGGCATCGCAGCTTGACACCAAAATGAGGAAGGTAAACATTTGAGCAGTTGTATCGGGAAGGACCTACATGGGCAAAGATGTGAGAGTAAGCGGTGTCACAGCGTTAGGTAATATTGCGGATTTTAATTAGTCTACATTAGCTTACACTTATGTAGTTCAAATATTACATcg
Proteins encoded in this window:
- the lrrc3 gene encoding leucine-rich repeat-containing protein 3, with product MSRLLFSDGTRGRSLLNMQELAGPNMPKKSPVFDGLALSCGLLFGLFIASTPVMACPSSCHCIEKSGMTVVQCMSRNLEKIPSDLPRDTVVLLLASNHITHIPNHAFSELHYLQEVDLSNNDIETVDVGAFHGVSDSLLFLDLSNNNIQSVPKEAFARLRAKISLSNNPWHCECTLQEVLRELRLDPETVNEVICHTAVQEEYAGKLLIQVLDSGINFCNFHHKTTDVAMFVTMFGWFTMVIAYVIYYVRHNQEDARRHLEYLKSLPSSSQISKDFDTISTVL